A single Thermaerobacter sp. FW80 DNA region contains:
- a CDS encoding ABC-ATPase domain-containing protein, producing MRATVTRTRDDLRQILGRIDGRGYPAYKDIAGSYDFGSFVLAIDHVQGDPFAAPSRLRIIMAPARMQLPDWAAATPLRRTATADWLLRRFHRAAGAAAARRGSGKSGLITVDRPGQEILPRTACVVHPHRVEVRFFAGLPAAGRRILGRQAIEMLCQDVPRLVETALVLKPSDHRDLERHVAVAEDQAALREALAEHGLVAFVGDGAILPRESGVSDRPLRGPRVIPFTAPDSLAVELDTPHRGKVRGLGIPRGVTLIVGGGYHGKSTLLRALARGVYDHIPGDGRELVVTDPTAVKIRAEDGRRIEQVDISPFIRNLPFDADTRRFSTDEASGSTSQAANIMEALELGARVLLIDEDTSATNFMIRDRRMQALVSKDREPITPFIDRVRALFRDRGVSSILVVGGAGDYLDVADTVIRMDAYRAQDATAEAREVAARFPTGRIAEDPGPFPPVPQRVPLPASLDPRRGAKVKIRAHGTDEITFGVEEIDLSAVEQLVDPSQTRAVGAMIRYMTGRYLDGRRTLREALEALYAELDEHGLDRVSPFPTPAGDLALPRLFEVGAAINRLRSLRVEVRGPAVGEDSRGHTS from the coding sequence GTGCGCGCGACGGTGACCCGCACCCGTGACGACCTGCGGCAGATCCTCGGCCGCATCGACGGCCGCGGCTACCCGGCCTACAAGGACATCGCGGGCAGCTACGACTTCGGCTCGTTCGTCCTGGCCATCGACCACGTCCAGGGGGACCCCTTCGCCGCCCCCTCGCGGCTTCGCATCATCATGGCGCCGGCGCGGATGCAGCTGCCGGACTGGGCCGCCGCCACGCCCCTTCGCCGCACCGCCACCGCGGACTGGCTGCTGCGCCGCTTCCACCGCGCGGCAGGGGCCGCCGCCGCGCGGCGCGGCAGCGGCAAGAGCGGTCTGATCACCGTCGACCGCCCCGGCCAGGAGATCCTCCCGCGGACGGCCTGCGTGGTCCACCCCCATCGGGTGGAGGTGCGCTTCTTCGCGGGTCTGCCCGCCGCGGGCCGTCGCATCCTGGGCCGGCAGGCCATCGAGATGCTGTGCCAGGATGTCCCGAGGCTGGTGGAGACGGCCCTGGTCCTCAAGCCAAGCGACCACCGCGACCTGGAGCGACACGTCGCCGTGGCCGAGGACCAGGCCGCCTTGCGCGAGGCGCTGGCCGAGCACGGCCTGGTGGCCTTCGTGGGCGACGGGGCGATCCTCCCCCGGGAGAGCGGGGTCAGCGACCGGCCCTTGCGCGGGCCGCGGGTGATCCCCTTCACGGCGCCGGACTCCCTGGCCGTCGAGCTGGACACCCCCCACCGGGGCAAGGTGCGGGGCCTGGGCATCCCGCGGGGCGTCACGCTGATCGTGGGCGGGGGCTATCACGGCAAGTCGACCCTGCTGCGGGCCCTGGCCCGCGGCGTCTACGACCACATCCCCGGCGACGGCCGGGAACTGGTGGTGACGGACCCCACGGCGGTGAAGATCCGGGCCGAGGACGGCCGCCGCATCGAGCAGGTGGACATCAGCCCGTTCATCCGCAACCTGCCCTTCGACGCCGACACCCGCCGCTTCTCCACCGACGAGGCCTCGGGCAGCACCAGCCAGGCGGCCAACATCATGGAGGCCCTGGAGCTGGGGGCGCGGGTGCTCCTGATCGACGAGGACACCAGCGCCACCAACTTCATGATCCGGGATCGGCGCATGCAGGCCCTGGTCAGCAAGGACCGCGAGCCCATCACGCCCTTCATCGACCGGGTGCGGGCGCTCTTCCGCGACCGGGGCGTCTCCAGCATCCTGGTGGTGGGCGGGGCGGGCGACTACCTGGACGTGGCCGACACCGTGATCCGGATGGACGCCTACCGCGCCCAGGACGCCACGGCCGAGGCCCGGGAGGTGGCCGCCCGCTTCCCCACGGGGCGCATCGCCGAAGACCCCGGCCCCTTCCCGCCCGTACCCCAGCGGGTGCCGCTTCCGGCCAGCCTGGATCCGCGCCGCGGCGCCAAGGTCAAGATCCGCGCCCACGGCACCGACGAGATCACCTTCGGCGTCGAGGAGATCGATCTGAGCGCCGTCGAGCAGCTGGTGGACCCCTCCCAGACCCGGGCGGTGGGCGCCATGATCCGGTACATGACAGGCCGCTACCTGGACGGCCGGCGCACCCTGCGGGAGGCTCTGGAGGCCCTGTACGCCGAGCTGGACGAACACGGCCTGGACCGCGTCTCCCCCTTCCCCACCCCGGCGGGCGACCTGGCCCTGCCGCGGCTGTTCGAGGTGGGAGCGGCCATCAACCGCCTGCGTTCCCTGCGGGTGGAGGTGCGCGGGCCGGCGGTTGGCGAGGACTCCCGCGGACATACTTCCTAG
- the fmdA gene encoding formamidase, translating to MFILGRPLIEVDPTRPVEEQREVLQNRWHPDIPAVVEVRPGDTFVVECLDWTGGQVRNDDDASDIRDMDLTPNHHLTGPIAVRGAEPGDILVVDILDLGPHPKMKWGYTGIFARSNGGGFLTDHFPEAHKAIWDFHGVYATSRHVPGVKIPAIPHPGILGTAPSHELLQRWNERERKLIARDPNRVPPLALPPEPRNAILGSLRPGTPEYERIAREAARTIPPRENGGNRDIKNLTRGARAYLPVYVPGAKLTVGDLHFTQGDGEITFCGAIEMAGWIELHVDLIKDGMNKYGIRHPMFEPSPIEPRFSRYLVFEGYSVDEEGEQYYLDPHVAYRRACLEAVEYLKGFGYTGEEAYTILGAAPVEGRISAIVDIPNACCTLWLPTEIFEFDIRPGTQGPVARVQGGRLARAR from the coding sequence GTGTTCATCTTGGGGCGGCCGCTGATCGAAGTCGATCCCACGCGACCTGTGGAGGAACAGCGGGAGGTCTTACAGAATCGTTGGCACCCGGACATCCCGGCTGTCGTTGAGGTGCGTCCTGGAGACACGTTCGTCGTAGAATGCTTGGACTGGACCGGGGGACAGGTCCGTAACGATGATGATGCCTCCGACATCCGGGACATGGACCTGACTCCCAACCACCACCTAACAGGCCCCATTGCTGTCCGTGGAGCGGAACCAGGAGATATCCTGGTGGTCGACATCCTTGACCTGGGTCCGCACCCCAAGATGAAATGGGGCTATACGGGAATCTTCGCGAGGTCCAATGGCGGCGGCTTCCTGACGGACCACTTCCCTGAGGCGCATAAAGCGATCTGGGACTTTCACGGTGTTTACGCGACATCCCGACACGTGCCCGGCGTGAAGATTCCTGCGATTCCTCATCCGGGCATTTTAGGCACGGCACCGTCTCACGAGTTATTGCAGCGTTGGAACGAACGCGAGCGTAAACTCATTGCACGGGATCCGAACCGCGTGCCGCCCCTTGCGTTACCGCCAGAGCCGCGTAACGCCATTCTCGGTTCGTTGCGTCCCGGAACCCCGGAATACGAGCGGATTGCCCGAGAAGCGGCACGGACGATACCCCCACGCGAGAATGGGGGAAACCGCGACATCAAAAACCTCACCCGCGGCGCTCGTGCCTATCTTCCCGTTTACGTACCTGGGGCAAAGCTGACGGTCGGTGATCTCCACTTCACCCAGGGTGATGGCGAGATCACGTTCTGCGGTGCCATTGAGATGGCCGGGTGGATTGAGTTACACGTCGATCTAATCAAGGACGGAATGAACAAGTACGGGATCCGGCATCCGATGTTCGAGCCAAGCCCGATCGAGCCGCGGTTTTCACGCTATCTGGTATTTGAAGGATATTCGGTCGATGAAGAGGGGGAACAGTATTACCTGGACCCCCATGTGGCCTACCGACGGGCGTGTCTCGAAGCGGTCGAGTACCTCAAGGGATTCGGTTATACCGGGGAGGAGGCGTACACCATCTTGGGGGCAGCACCCGTAGAGGGGCGTATCAGCGCGATCGTGGACATTCCTAACGCCTGCTGCACGTTGTGGCTGCCCACGGAGATCTTTGAGTTCGACATCCGACCCGGGACCCAGGGGCCCGTTGCGCGGGTCCAGGGTGGCCGGCTGGCCCGGGCCAGGTGA
- a CDS encoding helix-turn-helix domain-containing protein: protein MSVALNLDRQTVEALRRTAASDQRAALREHLLERVVDPMLEAITKLINENPDAAHQGLRLELSIQAERLEGEYLTTAEVARRFRVSQQQVRRWCESGRIQAERTPGGTWRIPAAQFQGKLTSVPFESKQKPKDWAGLAGAWEDYPELGRQIREDREE from the coding sequence ATGTCCGTGGCGCTGAACCTTGACCGGCAGACGGTCGAGGCGTTGCGGCGGACTGCCGCGTCGGATCAGCGTGCGGCGTTGAGGGAGCATCTGCTGGAGCGAGTCGTCGATCCCATGCTGGAAGCGATTACGAAGCTCATCAACGAGAACCCCGACGCGGCGCACCAGGGTCTTCGCTTGGAGCTGAGCATCCAGGCCGAGCGGCTTGAAGGAGAGTATCTGACGACGGCGGAGGTTGCGCGGCGCTTTCGGGTCAGCCAACAGCAGGTGCGCCGATGGTGCGAGAGCGGCCGGATCCAGGCGGAGAGGACGCCTGGCGGAACCTGGCGAATCCCTGCGGCCCAGTTTCAAGGCAAGCTGACCTCCGTTCCGTTTGAGAGCAAGCAGAAGCCGAAGGACTGGGCGGGCCTGGCAGGGGCTTGGGAGGACTACCCCGAGCTGGGCCGGCAAATCCGGGAAGATCGCGAGGAATGA
- a CDS encoding type II toxin-antitoxin system VapC family toxin, translating to MAEQEAFVVDTTVATHFLEGHPAVVQCLQELRARGCRIFFSEVTRAELLSTAGLTPERIQEIEALMDLSDDVIAVDAEIARKAGELRRLRQRGRAGERCPTCGKRLEGKLKLPDALIAATALSEDAVLITDNERDFRGLPIQILNPLAIANGDQADR from the coding sequence GTGGCCGAACAAGAGGCGTTCGTCGTCGATACTACCGTGGCCACGCACTTCCTCGAAGGACACCCTGCTGTCGTCCAGTGCCTGCAGGAGCTTCGGGCGCGAGGCTGCCGCATCTTCTTTTCAGAAGTGACGCGGGCTGAATTGCTGAGTACCGCCGGTCTGACACCGGAACGCATTCAGGAGATCGAGGCACTCATGGACCTCTCGGACGATGTGATCGCGGTCGATGCCGAGATCGCGCGCAAGGCCGGGGAGCTGCGGCGGCTCCGGCAGCGGGGACGGGCAGGCGAGCGGTGCCCGACATGCGGCAAGCGTCTCGAAGGGAAGCTGAAGCTGCCCGACGCTTTAATCGCGGCAACGGCTCTGTCCGAAGACGCGGTGCTCATAACCGACAACGAGCGGGATTTCCGCGGTTTGCCGATCCAAATTCTGAACCCGTTAGCCATCGCAAATGGGGATCAGGCAGACCGTTGA
- a CDS encoding S9 family peptidase encodes MTGSHGATQPANGRRPITSRDLLDLRFVGDPRIAPDGDRVVWVERWIDADRNQYRSNLYAAPASGEGPPAPLTTGPGIDRAPRWSPDGRWLAFLSDRPLPGDGTGRRAGSAGKAGEAAGRGNEKPRPQLYLLPAHGGEARLLTRFKQGVSPAGWSPDGRYLSVVAQVHPERGLEAVGDPEPGDDDPYRRHTRGVKVIRRLAYKLDGVGYFTDHRHHALVLDLGDGDAHLAQVAPPGAATVPWFQITAGEYDVRWVTWMPSGRELLVVTNPHPDADRQPWTDVYLVPFHPAGGEGGAGSGATGEGPLDLSRDPLPPGVRKLTSSDLDVYEALPSPDGRWIAVRGQDARRYRAYSNTHLYLIAADGSQRRCLTAEADLTVGDESVNDVVGEPGAVMAWAPDGSGLYALVSRRGEVQLYWFGVDGTIRPLTDGPQVLRGISIDRAGRRCAYLRLTATEPGEVWIAELPSRDEPAAAAVGGGGAAAAPGTAGDGPAEAGAGSSGKDGRTAAVEAGLAAADGPTEGPAGGATRNGHPVIQGRRLSRANDRWLAEVEVVEPEHFTFESDGNVLDGWLMRPVGFEPGKRYPAILQIHGGPMAMYGYAFFHEFQLLAARGYAVFYTNPRGSQGYGQAFCAAIRGDWGNRDYRDLMTFVDAVLERYDFIDRQRLGVAGGSYGGYMTNWIVTHTDRFRAAVTMRCVANEHSFFGTSDIGFYDLFDLEVPPWEDPLRYLAMSPIHHIARCKTPLLVMHSEMDLRCPIEQAEQLYTALKVLGVPTEFVRFPEESHGLSRGGKPWHRVYRLDRIVDWFDRYLQPERSTGARSPAPSEEPAARG; translated from the coding sequence ATGACGGGATCCCATGGTGCGACCCAGCCTGCCAACGGCCGGCGCCCCATCACCTCCCGCGACCTGCTGGACCTCCGGTTCGTGGGCGATCCCCGCATCGCCCCCGACGGGGACCGGGTGGTGTGGGTCGAGCGCTGGATCGACGCCGACCGGAACCAGTACCGGTCCAACCTGTACGCGGCCCCGGCGTCCGGTGAGGGCCCGCCGGCGCCGCTGACCACCGGACCGGGCATCGACCGGGCGCCCCGGTGGTCGCCTGACGGCCGCTGGCTGGCCTTCCTCTCCGACCGGCCGTTGCCCGGCGACGGGACAGGGAGGAGGGCCGGCTCCGCAGGCAAGGCCGGCGAGGCCGCCGGCCGGGGGAACGAGAAGCCCCGGCCCCAGCTCTATCTCTTGCCGGCGCACGGTGGCGAGGCGCGCCTGCTCACCCGCTTCAAGCAGGGGGTGAGCCCCGCCGGCTGGTCGCCCGACGGCCGCTACCTGTCGGTGGTGGCGCAGGTTCATCCGGAGCGGGGGCTGGAGGCCGTTGGGGACCCCGAGCCGGGCGACGACGATCCGTACCGGCGTCACACCCGCGGCGTGAAGGTGATCCGCCGGCTGGCCTACAAGTTGGACGGCGTCGGCTACTTCACCGATCACCGCCACCATGCGCTGGTGCTGGACCTGGGGGACGGCGATGCCCACCTGGCGCAGGTCGCCCCGCCCGGTGCGGCCACCGTACCCTGGTTCCAGATCACCGCGGGCGAGTACGACGTTCGCTGGGTGACCTGGATGCCCTCGGGTCGCGAGCTGCTGGTGGTGACGAACCCGCATCCCGACGCCGACCGCCAGCCCTGGACCGACGTCTACCTGGTGCCCTTCCACCCGGCCGGCGGGGAGGGCGGGGCCGGTTCCGGGGCGACCGGCGAGGGGCCCCTCGACCTCTCCCGCGACCCGCTGCCGCCGGGCGTCCGCAAGCTGACCAGCTCGGACCTCGACGTCTACGAAGCGCTGCCGTCGCCCGACGGCCGCTGGATCGCCGTCCGGGGCCAGGACGCCCGCCGCTACCGGGCCTATAGCAACACCCACCTGTACCTGATCGCCGCCGACGGCAGCCAGCGGCGCTGCCTCACCGCCGAGGCCGACCTGACGGTGGGCGACGAGAGCGTCAACGATGTCGTCGGTGAGCCCGGGGCCGTGATGGCGTGGGCTCCCGACGGGTCGGGTCTCTATGCCCTGGTCAGCCGCCGTGGGGAGGTGCAGCTCTACTGGTTCGGGGTGGACGGGACGATCCGCCCGTTGACCGATGGTCCGCAGGTGCTGCGGGGGATCAGCATCGACCGGGCGGGCCGGCGCTGCGCCTACCTTCGCTTGACGGCGACGGAGCCGGGCGAGGTGTGGATCGCCGAGCTTCCTTCCCGGGATGAACCGGCCGCGGCCGCCGTGGGCGGCGGCGGGGCGGCCGCCGCCCCGGGCACGGCAGGGGACGGCCCCGCGGAGGCCGGTGCCGGTTCCTCCGGCAAGGATGGCCGTACTGCCGCCGTGGAGGCCGGCCTCGCGGCGGCCGACGGTCCGACCGAGGGGCCGGCCGGCGGGGCGACCCGCAACGGCCACCCCGTGATCCAGGGCCGGCGCCTCTCCCGGGCCAACGACCGGTGGCTGGCCGAGGTGGAGGTCGTCGAGCCGGAGCACTTCACCTTCGAATCCGACGGGAACGTCCTCGACGGCTGGCTCATGCGGCCCGTGGGCTTCGAACCGGGCAAGCGGTACCCGGCGATCCTCCAGATCCACGGCGGCCCCATGGCCATGTACGGGTACGCCTTCTTCCACGAGTTCCAGCTGCTGGCCGCCCGCGGCTACGCCGTGTTCTACACCAACCCGCGGGGCAGCCAGGGTTACGGCCAGGCCTTCTGTGCGGCCATCCGGGGCGACTGGGGCAACCGCGACTACCGGGATCTGATGACCTTCGTCGACGCGGTGCTGGAGCGGTACGACTTCATCGATCGACAGCGGCTCGGGGTGGCGGGCGGCAGCTACGGGGGCTACATGACCAACTGGATCGTCACCCACACCGACCGCTTCCGGGCGGCGGTGACCATGCGCTGCGTGGCCAACGAGCACAGCTTCTTCGGCACCAGCGACATCGGCTTCTACGACCTCTTCGACCTGGAGGTGCCGCCGTGGGAGGACCCGCTGCGGTACCTGGCGATGTCGCCCATCCACCACATCGCCCGGTGCAAGACGCCGCTCCTGGTGATGCACTCGGAGATGGACCTGCGCTGTCCCATCGAACAGGCGGAGCAGCTCTACACGGCGCTCAAGGTCCTCGGCGTGCCGACGGAGTTCGTCCGCTTCCCCGAGGAGAGCCACGGCTTGAGCCGCGGTGGCAAGCCCTGGCACCGGGTCTACCGGCTGGATCGCATCGTCGACTGGTTCGACCGCTACCTGCAGCCGGAGCGGTCGACGGGGGCGCGCTCGCCGGCGCCGTCGGAGGAACCGGCGGCCCGGGGCTAG
- a CDS encoding histidinol-phosphatase, with protein sequence MKEAAERLRRSVFVEDEGRAGAGGACRGQRRARGMGAEAMLIDYHMHLERGGLTREYLLRFVETARARGVDEIGITEHAYNFVEGAPLLGRPWYVERYSSGFRMADYIALLQAARAEGLPVKAGIEMDYVPGREEDIRAFLAAYPLDFVIGSVHWIDDWGFDLDPASWPGRDVREAYRRYFDLAERAIRSGLFDVFGHPDVIKVFGYKLPPEYRDELAEYHRRLARAAAEAGVCLEISSAGVRKPVGEFYPDPGILDEARRLGVRVTLASDAHEPEHVGWAYPELVAYARAHGFETVTVFEGRVGRQEPLG encoded by the coding sequence TTGAAGGAGGCGGCGGAGCGGCTGCGGCGGTCGGTGTTCGTGGAGGACGAGGGCCGGGCGGGCGCGGGCGGTGCTTGCCGCGGCCAGAGGCGGGCAAGGGGGATGGGGGCCGAAGCCATGCTGATCGACTACCACATGCACCTGGAGCGGGGCGGGCTGACCCGGGAGTACCTGCTGCGGTTCGTGGAGACGGCCCGGGCCCGCGGTGTGGACGAGATCGGCATCACCGAGCACGCGTACAACTTCGTCGAGGGGGCGCCGCTGCTGGGCCGCCCGTGGTACGTGGAGCGCTACAGCAGCGGCTTCCGCATGGCGGACTACATCGCCCTGCTGCAGGCCGCCCGCGCCGAGGGCCTGCCGGTGAAGGCGGGCATCGAGATGGACTACGTCCCCGGCCGGGAGGAGGACATCCGTGCCTTCCTGGCTGCCTATCCGCTGGACTTCGTCATCGGTTCGGTGCACTGGATCGACGACTGGGGCTTCGACCTGGATCCCGCCAGCTGGCCCGGGCGCGACGTCCGGGAGGCGTACCGGCGCTACTTCGACCTGGCGGAGCGGGCGATCCGCAGCGGGCTCTTCGACGTCTTCGGGCACCCCGACGTGATCAAGGTGTTCGGCTACAAGCTGCCGCCCGAATACCGGGACGAACTGGCCGAGTATCACCGGCGCCTGGCGCGGGCGGCGGCGGAGGCCGGGGTGTGCCTGGAGATCTCCAGCGCCGGGGTGCGCAAGCCGGTCGGGGAGTTCTACCCGGACCCGGGCATCCTGGATGAGGCGCGACGGCTCGGGGTGCGGGTGACCCTGGCCTCCGACGCCCACGAGCCCGAACACGTGGGATGGGCGTACCCGGAGCTGGTCGCCTACGCCCGGGCCCATGGATTCGAGACGGTGACGGTGTTCGAGGGGCGGGTGGGGCGACAGGAGCCGCTGGGATAG
- a CDS encoding lytic transglycosylase domain-containing protein: MGALAALGAAGADAASAVASAGGTPSGDDASPWPRDRLETLADVAARRHGLDPALLRAVIEVESGWNPLARSPAGALGLMQLMPATARALGVTDPWDPWQNLEAGARYLRQQLERFGDIRLALAAYNAGPGAVQRYGDVPPYRETQAYVERVLALWRRGGADAGLRG, translated from the coding sequence GTGGGGGCCCTGGCGGCCCTGGGTGCGGCCGGGGCCGACGCCGCCAGCGCGGTCGCCAGCGCAGGAGGGACCCCGTCCGGGGACGATGCGTCGCCATGGCCCCGCGATCGGCTGGAGACCCTGGCCGATGTGGCCGCCCGCCGCCACGGCCTCGATCCCGCCCTGCTCCGCGCGGTGATCGAGGTGGAATCCGGCTGGAACCCGCTGGCACGCTCGCCGGCGGGCGCCCTCGGCCTGATGCAGCTCATGCCGGCCACCGCACGGGCGCTGGGTGTCACCGACCCCTGGGATCCTTGGCAGAACCTCGAGGCCGGCGCCCGCTACCTGCGCCAGCAGCTGGAGCGGTTTGGCGACATCCGCCTGGCCCTGGCGGCCTACAACGCGGGGCCCGGTGCCGTGCAGCGGTACGGGGACGTTCCTCCCTATCGCGAGACGCAGGCCTACGTGGAGCGGGTGCTGGCCCTGTGGCGCCGGGGCGGGGCCGATGCCGGCCTGCGCGGCTAG
- a CDS encoding MetQ/NlpA family ABC transporter substrate-binding protein, giving the protein MRAGSPLPPRRRWIRRIAMSLTVLLVAAVAAGCGGGPSAGSSGAAADEGAAGGNGSAGTQGSVTLKVGATAVPHAEILRDVAAPALEKQGIKLEVIEFSDYTKINPALVDGELDANYFQHIPYLDQFNADHGTKLTPLAKVHIEPMGLYSDKISDLGQLRDGATVAIPNDPTNGGRALLLLQSAGLIKLEEGADYTATVRDIVENPKNLEIREVAAELIPRTLADVDLAAINTNYVLEAKKAGAMKNPEPLFIEDADSPFANVLVVRPEDVDRPELKALAEVLVGPEVKEYIEENYDGAVVPAQELLE; this is encoded by the coding sequence ATGCGTGCAGGCTCCCCTCTCCCCCCGCGCCGGCGCTGGATCCGGCGGATCGCGATGTCGTTGACGGTCTTGCTGGTGGCGGCCGTGGCGGCCGGCTGCGGAGGCGGCCCGTCGGCCGGTTCGTCCGGCGCTGCGGCCGATGAGGGTGCGGCCGGCGGCAACGGGTCCGCGGGCACGCAGGGATCCGTCACCTTGAAGGTCGGCGCCACCGCCGTCCCCCACGCCGAGATCCTCCGCGACGTGGCGGCGCCGGCCCTGGAGAAGCAGGGCATCAAGCTGGAGGTCATCGAGTTCAGCGACTACACCAAGATCAACCCGGCCCTGGTGGACGGCGAGCTGGACGCCAACTACTTCCAGCACATCCCCTACCTGGACCAGTTCAACGCGGACCACGGGACAAAGCTGACGCCGCTGGCCAAGGTGCACATCGAGCCCATGGGGCTCTACTCCGACAAGATCAGCGATCTCGGCCAGCTGCGGGACGGCGCCACGGTGGCCATCCCCAACGACCCGACCAACGGCGGGCGGGCGCTGCTGCTCCTGCAGTCGGCCGGTCTGATCAAGCTCGAGGAGGGCGCGGACTACACCGCCACGGTGCGGGACATCGTGGAGAACCCGAAGAACCTGGAGATCCGCGAGGTGGCGGCCGAGCTGATCCCGCGCACCCTGGCCGACGTGGATCTGGCGGCCATCAACACGAACTACGTGCTGGAGGCGAAGAAGGCGGGGGCGATGAAGAACCCCGAGCCGCTGTTCATCGAGGACGCCGACTCGCCCTTCGCCAACGTGCTGGTGGTGCGGCCGGAGGACGTGGACCGGCCGGAGCTCAAGGCGCTGGCGGAGGTCCTGGTGGGTCCCGAGGTCAAGGAGTACATCGAAGAGAACTACGACGGCGCGGTCGTGCCCGCCCAGGAACTGTTGGAGTAG
- a CDS encoding methionine ABC transporter permease: protein MLPGGSTLTAAGFVPAPLAELLAALTEYGPDIVEATGQTLYMVGLAILFATLAGVPIGTLLVVMDRGHIAAFPPLRALLAFVVNTGRSVPFIILLIALAPFTRLLVGTSLGTAAAVPPMAVAATPLVARVVETALREVDRGTIDAAVAMGATPWQVVTKVLLPEALPAVVLGVTIATVGLIEFSAVAGAVGGGGLGDLAFRMGYQRWEAGVLLACVVLLVALVQLVQWAGESLARRLNHR, encoded by the coding sequence ATGCTGCCGGGCGGTTCGACCCTGACGGCGGCGGGGTTCGTCCCCGCACCACTGGCCGAACTGCTCGCGGCCCTGACGGAGTACGGACCCGACATCGTGGAGGCCACCGGCCAGACCCTGTACATGGTGGGCCTCGCCATCCTCTTCGCGACCCTGGCCGGGGTGCCCATCGGCACCCTCCTGGTGGTGATGGACCGGGGGCACATCGCCGCCTTCCCGCCGCTGCGGGCGCTCCTGGCCTTCGTGGTCAACACGGGTCGGTCGGTGCCCTTCATCATCCTGCTCATCGCCCTGGCGCCCTTCACCCGCCTGCTGGTGGGCACGTCCCTGGGGACCGCGGCCGCGGTGCCGCCCATGGCGGTGGCCGCCACGCCCCTGGTCGCCCGGGTCGTGGAGACCGCGCTCAGGGAGGTGGACCGCGGCACCATCGACGCGGCGGTCGCCATGGGGGCGACCCCCTGGCAGGTGGTGACCAAGGTGCTGCTGCCCGAGGCGCTGCCCGCCGTGGTGCTGGGGGTGACCATCGCCACCGTGGGCCTCATCGAGTTCTCCGCGGTGGCGGGCGCCGTCGGGGGCGGCGGCCTGGGCGACCTGGCCTTCCGCATGGGCTACCAGCGGTGGGAGGCCGGGGTGTTGCTGGCCTGCGTGGTGCTCCTGGTGGCGCTGGTGCAGCTGGTCCAGTGGGCTGGCGAGTCGCTGGCCCGGCGGCTCAACCACCGGTGA
- a CDS encoding methionine ABC transporter ATP-binding protein: protein MPEPMLEVRNLVKVFRGRRGTTTALDGVDLVVRRGEFFGVVGPSGAGKSTLVRCITLLERPTTGSIRLGGVELTRLRGAALRRQRRRIGLVFQHFHLLWSRTAAGNVALPLEIAGVPRDRIRHRVEELLDWVGLADKASAYPAQLSGGQKQRVAIARALATEPELLLCDEPTSALDAATSRTVLELLQRVHRELGITVLLITHQLELVRAACQRVAVMDAGRIAECGPVDAVFGRPQAEATRRLLAAAGDGAGSDAAARIATAGQGAPLAQPLPDAAHPLPAASGRLPAPGVAGPWRVGR from the coding sequence ATGCCGGAACCGATGCTGGAGGTTCGCAACCTGGTGAAGGTCTTCCGCGGCCGCCGCGGGACCACCACGGCCCTGGACGGGGTCGACCTCGTGGTTCGGCGGGGCGAGTTCTTCGGCGTCGTCGGTCCGTCGGGGGCGGGCAAGAGCACCCTGGTGCGGTGCATCACCCTGCTCGAGCGCCCGACGACGGGGTCCATCCGCCTCGGCGGCGTCGAGCTCACGCGGCTCCGGGGCGCTGCCCTGCGGCGGCAGCGCCGGCGCATCGGCCTGGTCTTCCAGCACTTCCACCTGCTCTGGTCCCGCACGGCGGCGGGCAACGTGGCGCTGCCCCTCGAGATCGCCGGCGTCCCGCGGGACCGCATCCGGCACCGGGTCGAGGAGCTGCTGGATTGGGTCGGGCTGGCCGACAAGGCGAGCGCCTACCCCGCCCAGCTCAGCGGCGGGCAGAAGCAGCGGGTGGCCATCGCCCGCGCCCTGGCCACGGAGCCGGAGCTGTTGCTCTGCGACGAGCCCACCTCGGCCCTGGACGCCGCCACCAGCCGGACGGTGCTGGAGCTGCTCCAGCGGGTCCACCGGGAGCTGGGGATCACGGTGCTGCTGATCACCCACCAGCTGGAGCTGGTGCGGGCGGCCTGCCAGCGGGTGGCGGTGATGGACGCCGGTCGCATCGCCGAGTGCGGACCCGTGGACGCGGTGTTCGGCCGACCCCAGGCCGAGGCGACCCGGCGCCTGCTGGCCGCGGCGGGCGACGGCGCGGGATCCGACGCCGCGGCGAGGATCGCGACCGCCGGGCAGGGTGCTCCCCTCGCCCAACCGCTCCCCGACGCCGCCCATCCGCTGCCGGCCGCCTCGGGACGGCTCCCGGCGCCCGGCGTCGCCGGCCCATGGCGTGTCGGGAGGTGA